The following coding sequences are from one Streptomyces sp. NBC_01294 window:
- a CDS encoding heparan-alpha-glucosaminide N-acetyltransferase domain-containing protein, with translation MGGGTGKTGGSAKAGGSGRLAGVDAVRGLAVLGMFAVHVGPSPQPEGAGYVLVAADGRAPALFTLLAGFSLVLAQRGQDPAQRPDGWAERWRPLLIRCAVLAVLGLWLASLWPGILVILAFFAVYFLVAEPFTRLSTPVLTAVAGVSVVAGPVLSFLLGPVFGYEASGRGLVPEATDLTSWSGLGTALCELLLTGAYPLATYFPYVLAGMALARLCDVREGAVARRMAVWGTVAAVAGYGAAWLAAHVFGARERLLEAIAVHHPEAVAAADPIREVLGGQYGAVPSTSWDWLLVADPYSQTPLETLGNAGVGCALIGLCALAARHGVGVLLLRPLTLLGAMALSAYVVHALVLAGPAHGAASWSAWVAFSGAALALTWVWQRVWADSPLRRGPVEHALRLATRGWSRG, from the coding sequence GTGGGCGGCGGGACCGGTAAGACCGGCGGCTCCGCCAAGGCCGGCGGTTCCGGCAGGCTGGCCGGGGTCGACGCCGTGCGCGGACTCGCCGTCCTCGGCATGTTCGCCGTGCACGTCGGCCCCAGCCCGCAACCCGAGGGCGCCGGATACGTGCTCGTCGCGGCCGACGGCCGCGCCCCGGCGCTCTTCACGCTCCTCGCCGGCTTCTCCCTGGTCCTCGCCCAGCGCGGCCAAGACCCGGCGCAGCGGCCCGACGGCTGGGCGGAGCGCTGGCGTCCGCTGTTGATCCGGTGCGCCGTGCTGGCCGTACTCGGCCTGTGGCTGGCCTCGTTGTGGCCCGGGATCCTGGTCATCCTGGCCTTCTTCGCCGTGTACTTCCTGGTGGCCGAGCCGTTCACCCGGCTCTCCACCCCGGTGCTCACCGCCGTGGCGGGCGTCTCGGTGGTGGCGGGCCCGGTGCTGTCGTTCCTGCTGGGCCCGGTGTTCGGGTACGAGGCCTCCGGGCGCGGTCTGGTCCCCGAGGCCACCGATCTGACGAGTTGGTCGGGGCTGGGCACGGCGCTGTGCGAGCTGCTGCTCACAGGGGCGTATCCGCTGGCCACCTACTTCCCGTACGTCCTGGCCGGGATGGCCCTCGCCCGCCTCTGCGACGTGCGGGAGGGCGCCGTGGCCCGGCGGATGGCGGTGTGGGGCACGGTGGCCGCGGTCGCCGGGTACGGCGCCGCCTGGCTCGCCGCCCACGTGTTCGGCGCCCGGGAGCGGCTGCTGGAGGCGATAGCCGTCCACCATCCGGAGGCCGTGGCCGCCGCCGACCCCATACGGGAGGTGTTGGGCGGGCAGTACGGCGCCGTGCCCAGCACGTCCTGGGACTGGCTGCTGGTGGCCGACCCCTACAGCCAGACTCCGCTGGAGACCCTCGGCAACGCGGGCGTGGGGTGCGCCCTCATCGGCCTGTGCGCACTCGCCGCACGGCACGGGGTGGGCGTCCTCCTGCTGCGGCCGCTCACGCTGCTCGGCGCGATGGCGCTGAGCGCGTACGTCGTCCACGCGCTGGTGCTGGCCGGCCCGGCCCACGGCGCCGCGTCCTGGTCCGCCTGGGTCGCGTTCAGCGGCGCGGCGCTGGCCCTGACGTGGGTCTGGCAGCGGGTCTGGGCGGACAGCCCGCTGCGCCGCGGCCCGGTGGAGCACGCGCTCCGTCTGGCGACGCGGGGGTGGAGCCGGGGCTGA
- a CDS encoding VanW family protein produces the protein MRRPSPTGTRRDTGKRWTAAGIGGVAAGAAVVCSGGLYAAGLLLAGEDVAPGTKVRGVSIGGMSRAEARQTLDRELGPAAVAPVALRIGERTEQADPASLGLSLDSAATVERAARSGSGPLTVIGRLFASSDPDLRPVVRLDEKAARGSLDALGKKAGQAAREGAVAFEKGKAKAVPPVTGISVDVNGSLGALRAGYLRTGSEPLALPVQRTEPEVGQQETDRALQEFAEPAMSAPVTLTVAGKRISVSPAVLSRHLSLKDDGQGRLAPGLDAKALLADPALAAPLRQAAPGPAEARLRLDTAGRVTVAEEGRAGRKVTEQALSTAVLPLLTGADASARTGEVATEAAAPRLSKDTVEQLGIKEKVSSFTVSFEPAAYRTTNIGRAAQLINGSLVQPGETWSFNRTVGERTKENGFVDGLIINNGQYEKAAGGGVSAVATTVFNAMFFAGVKPVEYGAHSFYIERYPEGREATVAWGSLDLRFANDSGKALYIQAEATDTSITITFLGTKKYEEVRAVQGPRTNVKQPATRTGSGPKCEPQSPLEGFDVAVDRVFVQSGKEVKRETMKTRYTPRDNVTCGA, from the coding sequence ATGCGACGCCCCTCCCCCACGGGCACCCGGCGGGACACCGGAAAGCGGTGGACCGCGGCGGGTATCGGCGGCGTGGCCGCGGGCGCCGCGGTCGTCTGTTCCGGCGGGCTGTACGCCGCCGGGCTGCTCCTGGCCGGCGAGGACGTCGCCCCGGGGACGAAGGTGCGCGGGGTCTCCATAGGCGGCATGAGCCGGGCCGAGGCCCGCCAGACCCTGGACCGGGAGCTCGGCCCGGCCGCCGTGGCCCCGGTCGCGCTGCGGATCGGCGAGCGCACCGAGCAGGCGGACCCGGCCTCGCTCGGCCTGTCCCTGGACAGCGCGGCGACCGTAGAGCGTGCGGCACGCTCCGGCTCCGGGCCGCTCACCGTGATCGGCCGGCTCTTCGCGTCCAGCGATCCCGACCTGCGGCCGGTGGTGCGCCTCGACGAGAAGGCGGCCCGCGGCTCCCTGGACGCCCTGGGGAAGAAGGCCGGGCAGGCGGCCCGCGAGGGCGCCGTCGCCTTCGAGAAGGGCAAGGCCAAGGCGGTGCCCCCGGTCACCGGAATCTCCGTCGACGTGAACGGCTCCCTGGGCGCGCTGCGCGCCGGCTACCTCCGCACCGGGAGCGAACCGCTCGCCCTGCCCGTACAGCGGACCGAGCCGGAGGTCGGGCAGCAGGAGACGGACCGGGCCCTGCAGGAGTTCGCCGAACCGGCGATGTCCGCCCCGGTCACCCTCACGGTCGCCGGCAAGCGCATATCCGTCTCCCCCGCCGTCCTCTCCCGGCACCTGAGCCTCAAGGACGACGGCCAGGGCCGCCTCGCCCCGGGCCTCGACGCCAAGGCGCTCCTCGCCGACCCGGCCCTGGCCGCGCCGTTGCGGCAGGCCGCCCCGGGCCCCGCCGAGGCAAGGCTGCGGCTCGACACTGCGGGCCGGGTCACGGTCGCCGAGGAGGGCAGGGCCGGCCGGAAGGTCACCGAGCAGGCGCTGAGCACGGCGGTGCTGCCGCTGCTGACCGGGGCCGACGCGTCCGCCCGTACTGGCGAGGTCGCCACCGAGGCCGCCGCTCCCAGGCTCTCCAAGGACACCGTCGAGCAGCTCGGGATCAAGGAGAAGGTCTCCTCCTTCACGGTCAGCTTCGAGCCGGCCGCGTACCGCACGACCAACATCGGGCGGGCCGCCCAGCTGATCAACGGCTCACTGGTGCAGCCCGGCGAGACCTGGAGCTTCAACCGGACGGTCGGTGAGCGCACGAAGGAGAACGGCTTCGTCGACGGCCTGATCATCAACAACGGCCAGTACGAGAAGGCCGCGGGCGGCGGGGTCTCGGCCGTCGCGACCACCGTCTTCAACGCGATGTTCTTCGCGGGCGTCAAGCCCGTCGAGTACGGCGCCCACTCCTTCTACATCGAGCGGTACCCCGAGGGCCGCGAGGCCACCGTGGCGTGGGGCAGCCTCGACCTGCGCTTCGCCAACGACTCGGGCAAGGCGCTCTACATCCAGGCCGAGGCCACGGACACCTCGATCACCATCACCTTCCTCGGCACGAAGAAGTACGAGGAGGTTCGCGCGGTCCAGGGCCCGCGGACCAACGTCAAGCAGCCGGCGACCCGCACCGGCAGCGGCCCGAAGTGCGAACCCCAGTCCCCGCTGGAGGGCTTCGACGTGGCCGTCGACCGCGTGTTCGTGCAGAGTGGCAAGGAAGTCAAGCGGGAGACGATGAAGACCCGTTACACGCCGCGCGACAACGTGACCTGCGGCGCGTGA
- a CDS encoding NUDIX hydrolase, with translation MPQLTDQGAIDRAATIEEGATEQGAVVQDAADPPLTDGAAIGRPGTDGAAADPPAADTPGTDPPGTDPPATDPPATDPPAAAPTTVDLERAGTWMTPEEYGASRAAVWTAAVVLVTDTDGRVLVQSVDYRADRLLPGGAVDAGEAPSAAAARELREELGVDGRYPRGLAVDWVPADTPGFPPEMRFPGEILHVYDGGTWTPDRIDAVRLPDQEITGIHFVEPADLPALMDAGDARRALSALRARINGGGTALLEDGRPTTPTALDRLGVLRTRRTPQHGAWHPGPVPAQLPPRDRSGWLFAPDGRVLLLIARATGAAHLPPPTAGSTAGAVVPLGYRYGDRVAHARDAARLTCLPPASDPAHARLLATPEQVRELSDWGPAGADEIAAVHTARARLGLPAPARTPLTELPEEGIRW, from the coding sequence ATGCCGCAGCTGACCGACCAGGGCGCGATCGACCGGGCCGCGACGATCGAGGAAGGCGCGACCGAACAGGGCGCCGTCGTGCAGGACGCGGCCGACCCGCCCCTGACCGACGGGGCTGCGATCGGCCGACCCGGGACCGACGGGGCCGCGGCCGACCCGCCCGCGGCCGACACGCCCGGGACCGACCCGCCCGGGACCGACCCGCCCGCGACCGACCCGCCCGCGACCGACCCGCCCGCGGCCGCCCCGACGACCGTCGATCTCGAGCGGGCGGGGACCTGGATGACCCCCGAGGAGTACGGCGCCTCGCGGGCCGCCGTGTGGACCGCTGCCGTCGTCCTCGTCACCGACACCGACGGCCGGGTCCTCGTCCAGAGCGTCGACTACCGTGCGGACCGGCTGCTCCCCGGCGGAGCCGTGGACGCGGGCGAGGCGCCGTCCGCGGCGGCCGCCCGTGAGCTGCGCGAGGAGCTCGGCGTCGACGGCCGCTACCCGCGCGGCCTCGCCGTGGACTGGGTCCCGGCCGACACCCCCGGCTTCCCGCCGGAGATGCGGTTCCCCGGAGAGATCCTGCACGTCTACGACGGCGGCACCTGGACCCCCGACCGGATCGACGCCGTCCGCCTCCCGGACCAGGAGATCACCGGCATCCACTTCGTCGAGCCGGCCGACCTGCCGGCCCTGATGGACGCGGGCGACGCCCGCCGCGCCCTGTCCGCCCTGCGCGCCCGCATCAACGGCGGTGGCACCGCCCTGCTGGAGGACGGCCGGCCCACCACGCCGACCGCCCTCGACCGGCTCGGCGTGCTCCGCACCCGCCGGACCCCGCAACACGGAGCCTGGCACCCCGGTCCGGTCCCCGCGCAGCTGCCCCCGCGGGACCGCTCGGGCTGGCTGTTCGCCCCCGACGGCCGGGTCCTGCTCCTGATCGCCCGCGCCACCGGCGCCGCCCACCTCCCGCCCCCGACGGCCGGATCGACCGCTGGGGCGGTGGTCCCGCTCGGCTACCGGTACGGCGACCGGGTCGCCCACGCCCGCGACGCGGCCCGCCTCACCTGCCTTCCCCCGGCCTCGGACCCCGCGCACGCCCGCCTCCTGGCCACCCCCGAACAGGTCCGCGAACTGAGCGACTGGGGCCCGGCCGGCGCCGACGAAATCGCGGCGGTCCACACGGCCCGCGCCCGCCTCGGCCTCCCCGCCCCCGCCCGCACCCCGCTCACGGAGCTCCCCGAGGAGGGCATCCGATGGTGA
- a CDS encoding SRPBCC domain-containing protein: protein MSDSAITYTLYIQADPARVWQALTEPAFTRRYWGLSFETDWAVGSPMDWVERGARTSDPEQVVLGCVPDRLLSYTWHTFTSQWAASVGVGEELRAELAKERRTKVTYEIEPVGDTLARLTILHEGFEPGGTLIGMCGRAWPMLASSLKTLLETGAPLPEPEHETDQGAGGYEAHESRPDRGTPEV, encoded by the coding sequence ATGAGCGACAGCGCGATCACCTACACCCTGTACATCCAGGCCGATCCCGCCCGGGTCTGGCAGGCACTCACCGAGCCCGCCTTCACCCGCCGGTACTGGGGCCTGAGCTTCGAGACCGATTGGGCGGTGGGCTCGCCGATGGACTGGGTCGAGCGGGGGGCCCGCACCAGCGACCCCGAGCAGGTGGTCCTCGGCTGCGTCCCGGACCGCCTGCTCTCCTACACCTGGCACACCTTCACCTCGCAGTGGGCGGCCTCGGTGGGCGTCGGCGAGGAGCTGCGGGCCGAGCTGGCGAAGGAGCGCCGCACGAAGGTGACGTACGAGATCGAGCCGGTCGGCGACACCCTCGCGCGGCTGACCATCCTGCACGAGGGCTTCGAACCCGGCGGCACCCTGATCGGCATGTGCGGGCGGGCCTGGCCGATGCTCGCGTCGAGTCTCAAGACCCTGCTGGAGACCGGGGCTCCGCTGCCCGAGCCGGAGCACGAGACGGACCAGGGAGCCGGCGGGTACGAGGCCCACGAGTCCCGGCCGGACCGCGGGACGCCCGAGGTCTGA
- a CDS encoding SDR family oxidoreductase translates to MALEHHRVVITAAGRDFGRTLALRFASRGAEVHLSARTLEAAERVRQEIIAQGHDADRVHAFACDLTDPASVREFAAAVAARTGHIDVLVNNGARYQHGADLLSASDEDVVDTLASAATGTVLVTKAFLPLLLESAKPDIVTMVSGCGETGHHRSDAHSAFYAAKSAQAGFTEILSRRLRDQGVRVISLYPPDFDNHDPLSDSWDGAPRTAKDPLTAQSVVDCIFFAIGQPRDCFIKSFYFEQV, encoded by the coding sequence ATGGCACTCGAGCACCACCGCGTCGTCATCACCGCCGCCGGCCGCGACTTCGGGCGTACCCTCGCCCTCCGGTTCGCGAGCCGGGGCGCCGAGGTCCACCTGTCCGCCCGCACCCTCGAAGCCGCCGAACGCGTCCGCCAGGAGATCATCGCGCAGGGCCACGACGCCGATCGCGTCCACGCCTTCGCCTGCGACCTCACCGACCCCGCCTCCGTACGGGAGTTCGCCGCCGCGGTGGCGGCCCGCACCGGCCACATCGACGTGCTCGTCAACAACGGTGCCCGCTACCAGCACGGCGCGGACCTGCTGTCCGCCTCCGACGAGGACGTCGTCGACACCCTCGCCTCCGCCGCCACCGGCACCGTCCTGGTCACCAAGGCCTTCCTCCCGCTGCTCCTGGAGTCGGCCAAGCCGGACATCGTCACCATGGTCTCCGGCTGCGGTGAGACCGGCCACCACCGGTCCGACGCGCACAGCGCGTTCTACGCGGCGAAGAGCGCGCAGGCCGGCTTCACCGAGATCCTCTCCCGCCGGCTGCGCGACCAGGGCGTCCGCGTCATCTCCCTGTACCCGCCGGACTTCGACAACCACGACCCGCTGTCGGACTCCTGGGACGGAGCCCCGCGCACGGCGAAGGACCCGCTCACCGCGCAGTCGGTGGTGGACTGCATCTTCTTCGCGATCGGCCAGCCCCGCGACTGCTTCATCAAGTCGTTCTACTTCGAGCAGGTCTGA
- a CDS encoding GNAT family N-acetyltransferase, with product MGQTLTEILDAAAAGRFPPPDGGTTVVPQENGRDAGVLAFTAHSVVFTDEDPDWVRSTLAALDCDALAATMNPRFLAALLDRTGRGTDTIDLLTVAGPLSGEPPLELRELADPDHPRVRRALRRRDDVRVWSADGGVLVLGRGVAGRWEAAIEVDEDVRARGLGRQLARAARHLVPDGQPVWSQQATGNARSIRAFQAAGYRPVGAEALMLAPAP from the coding sequence ATGGGGCAGACCCTGACGGAGATCCTGGACGCGGCGGCCGCGGGACGGTTCCCGCCCCCCGACGGCGGCACGACCGTCGTTCCGCAGGAGAACGGGCGTGACGCGGGTGTCCTCGCCTTCACCGCGCACTCCGTGGTGTTCACCGACGAGGACCCGGACTGGGTGAGATCCACCCTCGCCGCCCTGGACTGCGACGCACTGGCCGCGACCATGAACCCCCGCTTCCTGGCCGCACTGCTGGACCGCACGGGACGCGGCACCGACACGATCGACCTGCTCACCGTGGCCGGCCCGCTGTCCGGCGAGCCCCCGCTGGAGCTCCGGGAGCTGGCCGACCCCGACCACCCCCGCGTACGGCGGGCCCTGAGGCGCCGCGACGACGTACGGGTCTGGTCGGCCGACGGGGGAGTCCTCGTCCTCGGCCGGGGCGTCGCGGGCCGCTGGGAGGCAGCGATCGAGGTGGACGAGGACGTCCGCGCACGCGGGCTGGGCCGGCAACTGGCCCGCGCCGCCCGCCACCTCGTCCCCGACGGGCAGCCGGTCTGGTCCCAGCAGGCCACCGGCAACGCACGCAGCATCCGTGCCTTCCAGGCCGCCGGCTACCGGCCGGTCGGAGCGGAGGCCCTGATGCTGGCCCCCGCACCCTGA
- a CDS encoding alpha/beta fold hydrolase produces MFKVVSSDGTAIACERHGDEGPTLVLVGGTLMTRARHAPLASLLARDFSVVNYDRRGRGDSGDHPVYDVQREVDDLDAVIERVGGPVLLFGMSSGAVLALEAVARGSAVSALALYEPPFVVDATRPPLPVDYVDRMKAVVARGDATQALGYFLSVGLSMPDEAIAGMRNTPVWAAWEAAAPTLPYDGQVMADTMSGRPLPPDRWRPVNIPVLVGHGSAGETYMANGAKELASHGDNYTLCTLPGQDHNVDPHALAPVLTAFFTGVQRDVRSGSVVVRPGIDPRVPR; encoded by the coding sequence GTGTTCAAGGTGGTCTCGTCCGACGGCACGGCTATCGCCTGCGAGCGGCACGGCGACGAGGGCCCGACGCTGGTCCTCGTCGGCGGCACCTTGATGACCCGGGCACGGCACGCACCGCTCGCCTCGCTGCTGGCACGTGACTTCAGCGTCGTCAACTACGACCGCAGGGGCCGCGGTGACAGCGGTGACCACCCCGTCTACGACGTGCAGCGCGAGGTCGACGACCTGGACGCGGTGATCGAGCGGGTGGGCGGGCCCGTGCTGCTCTTCGGGATGTCCTCCGGAGCCGTCCTGGCTCTGGAGGCCGTGGCCAGGGGCAGCGCGGTCTCGGCCCTGGCCCTGTACGAGCCGCCGTTCGTCGTCGACGCGACCCGCCCGCCGCTGCCGGTCGACTACGTCGACCGCATGAAGGCGGTCGTCGCGCGGGGCGACGCGACGCAGGCCCTCGGCTATTTCCTGTCGGTGGGCCTGTCCATGCCGGACGAAGCCATCGCCGGGATGCGGAACACCCCTGTCTGGGCTGCGTGGGAGGCCGCCGCCCCGACCCTTCCCTACGACGGCCAGGTGATGGCCGACACGATGTCCGGCCGGCCGTTGCCCCCGGACCGGTGGCGGCCGGTGAACATACCCGTCCTCGTCGGCCACGGCAGCGCGGGCGAGACGTACATGGCCAACGGGGCGAAAGAGCTTGCCTCCCACGGGGACAACTACACGCTGTGCACCCTCCCCGGCCAGGACCACAACGTCGACCCGCACGCCCTCGCGCCTGTACTGACGGCCTTCTTCACCGGCGTCCAGCGCGACGTGCGGTCCGGATCCGTCGTGGTCCGACCCGGCATCGACCCACGAGTGCCTCGCTAG
- a CDS encoding NAD(P)/FAD-dependent oxidoreductase, with protein MSENTEVVVIGGGYAGVMAANRLTQRDDVTVTLVNPRRTFVERIRLHQLVGGTDDAVVDYREVLNEGVRLVVDTVTRIDAAGRGVELASGPTVAYDYLIYAVGSGSADPAVPGAAAFAYPIGSLEEAQRLRPLLDAAPATAAVTVVGAGPTGIETAAELAEAGRTVTLVCGGVLGPYLHRRGRRAVAKRLAGLGVTVLDGPDTKVTAVTRDAVRLSGGGELPSVVTVWTAGFGVPDLAVRSGLSTDALGRLLTDETLTSVDDVRIVAAGDSAAPSGLPLRMSCQAAMPLGARAADTVLSRIAGEQPSTLNQVFAGQCISLGRRAGIFQFAHKNDIALWFHVAGRPGAKLKEFVCKGVVKHLADEARKPGAYGLHRLSGGGVREKLLRAESGKAPAPATAERTV; from the coding sequence ATGAGCGAGAACACCGAGGTGGTCGTCATCGGCGGCGGGTACGCCGGCGTCATGGCGGCCAATCGACTGACGCAGCGCGATGACGTGACGGTGACCCTGGTCAACCCGCGCCGGACCTTCGTCGAGCGGATCCGCCTGCACCAGCTGGTGGGCGGGACCGACGACGCGGTGGTCGACTACCGGGAGGTCCTCAACGAGGGCGTCCGGCTGGTGGTCGACACCGTGACCCGGATCGACGCGGCCGGGCGCGGCGTGGAGTTGGCGTCGGGCCCGACGGTCGCCTACGACTACCTGATCTACGCGGTGGGCAGCGGCAGCGCCGACCCGGCCGTGCCCGGAGCCGCCGCGTTCGCCTACCCGATCGGCAGCCTGGAGGAGGCGCAGCGGCTGCGGCCGCTCCTCGACGCAGCGCCCGCGACGGCCGCGGTGACGGTGGTCGGAGCCGGTCCGACGGGCATCGAGACCGCCGCCGAACTGGCCGAGGCGGGCCGCACCGTGACCCTGGTCTGCGGAGGCGTGCTCGGCCCGTACCTGCACCGGCGGGGGCGGCGCGCGGTCGCCAAGCGGCTGGCCGGGCTCGGCGTGACCGTGCTCGACGGCCCCGACACGAAGGTGACGGCGGTGACCCGCGATGCCGTGCGGCTCAGCGGCGGCGGCGAACTGCCGAGCGTCGTGACCGTCTGGACGGCCGGCTTCGGGGTGCCGGACCTGGCCGTGCGCAGCGGGCTGAGCACCGACGCCCTGGGCCGCCTGCTCACGGACGAGACGCTGACCAGCGTGGACGACGTACGCATCGTCGCGGCCGGCGACTCGGCGGCGCCGTCCGGCCTGCCGCTGCGGATGAGCTGCCAGGCCGCGATGCCGCTGGGCGCGCGGGCCGCCGACACGGTGCTCAGCCGGATCGCGGGAGAGCAGCCGTCGACCCTCAACCAGGTGTTCGCCGGCCAGTGCATCAGCCTGGGCCGTCGCGCCGGCATCTTCCAGTTCGCCCACAAGAACGACATCGCGCTCTGGTTCCACGTCGCCGGTCGCCCTGGTGCGAAGCTCAAGGAGTTCGTGTGCAAGGGCGTCGTCAAGCACCTGGCCGACGAGGCGCGCAAGCCCGGTGCGTACGGCTTGCACCGCCTCTCGGGCGGCGGTGTGCGCGAGAAGCTGCTGCGGGCCGAGTCCGGCAAGGCGCCGGCGCCGGCCACCGCTGAACGGACGGTCTAG
- a CDS encoding TetR/AcrR family transcriptional regulator yields the protein MTSDDPVRRGGREAQRRRTRKAIVEAAVRLSAGGVTPSIDEIAVAADVSRRTVYVYFPSLDHLLIDATAGALNEPPVEEALTDPAIADDPAARVDALIRTLLKYSPQSLPLGRRLIRLTVDPPTGVTGDTGEPSGPRRGPRRIEWLEQACAPLRDTLSQEEFRRLISALTIVVGWEAQIALRDVRGLDPEAEQEAITWAARALVETAIREHEAGSP from the coding sequence ATGACCAGTGACGATCCGGTCCGCCGCGGCGGACGCGAAGCGCAACGGCGCCGCACCCGGAAGGCGATCGTCGAGGCGGCGGTCCGGCTGAGTGCGGGCGGAGTGACGCCGTCCATCGACGAGATCGCGGTGGCCGCCGACGTGTCCCGCCGCACCGTCTACGTGTATTTCCCGAGCCTCGACCACCTGCTGATCGACGCGACCGCCGGCGCGCTCAACGAGCCCCCGGTCGAGGAGGCGTTGACCGACCCCGCGATCGCCGACGACCCCGCCGCACGGGTCGACGCCCTCATCCGGACGCTGCTGAAGTACTCACCGCAGTCGCTTCCCCTGGGCCGCCGGCTGATCCGGCTGACCGTCGACCCGCCGACGGGCGTGACGGGTGACACCGGGGAGCCGTCCGGCCCGCGCCGGGGCCCCCGCCGGATCGAATGGCTGGAGCAGGCCTGTGCACCGCTCCGCGACACCCTGAGCCAGGAGGAGTTCCGGCGGCTGATCTCGGCCCTGACCATCGTGGTCGGCTGGGAGGCGCAGATCGCCCTGCGCGACGTGCGCGGGCTCGACCCGGAGGCCGAACAGGAGGCCATCACCTGGGCCGCGCGCGCCCTGGTGGAGACGGCGATCAGGGAGCACGAAGCGGGCAGCCCCTAA
- a CDS encoding DEAD/DEAH box helicase codes for MRNPSVHGRFGVKGGAKAGAKSGGKTPRSIGPQGEFTMHQPKAPALPPVASFAELDLPSELVETMASLEVKEPFPIQAATLPNALAGRDVLGRGRTGSGKTLAFGLAMLARTAGQQADPKRPLALVLVPTRELAQQVTEALDPYAAALKLRMATVVGGLSIGRQVSALRTGAEIVVATPGRLSDLVGRRDVHLERVKITVLDEADQMCDMGFMPQVTEILDQVHHAGQRMLFSATLDRNVDQLVRTYLKDPVSHSVDPQAGAVTTMDHHVLHIHAADKISAATEIAARDNRVLMFLDTKHGVDQFVKHLRAMGVRAEGLHSGKSQPQRTRTLAQFKTGAVTVLVATNVAARGIHIDDLDLVVNVDPPADHKDYLHRGGRTARAGESGRVVTLVTPNQRRDMVRLLADARVRPTITQVRSGEAALSRITGAKAPSGVPLAGSAPTDAKGKPSGSDLGFRGMGTRPGRAKESRKTLEARQQAEARRAARVRRGV; via the coding sequence ATGAGGAACCCGTCAGTTCATGGACGCTTCGGTGTGAAGGGCGGTGCCAAGGCCGGAGCCAAGTCCGGCGGCAAGACCCCCCGGAGCATCGGGCCGCAGGGCGAGTTCACGATGCACCAGCCGAAGGCGCCGGCGCTCCCGCCGGTGGCGTCGTTCGCGGAGCTCGACCTGCCCTCTGAGCTGGTGGAGACCATGGCCTCCCTGGAGGTCAAGGAGCCGTTCCCCATCCAGGCCGCGACGCTCCCGAACGCCCTGGCCGGCCGGGACGTCCTCGGCCGCGGCCGGACCGGCTCGGGCAAGACCCTCGCCTTCGGCCTGGCCATGCTGGCGCGCACGGCGGGACAGCAGGCGGACCCGAAGCGCCCGCTCGCGCTGGTCCTCGTACCGACGCGCGAGCTGGCGCAGCAGGTGACCGAGGCACTGGATCCGTACGCGGCGGCCCTGAAGCTGCGGATGGCGACCGTGGTCGGCGGACTGTCCATCGGCCGGCAGGTGAGCGCCCTGCGCACCGGCGCCGAGATCGTGGTGGCCACCCCCGGGCGGCTCAGCGACCTGGTCGGGCGGCGGGACGTGCACCTGGAGCGGGTGAAGATCACCGTGCTCGACGAGGCCGACCAGATGTGCGACATGGGCTTCATGCCGCAGGTCACCGAGATCCTGGACCAGGTGCACCACGCGGGGCAGCGGATGCTGTTCTCGGCGACCCTGGACCGCAACGTGGACCAGCTCGTCCGGACGTACCTGAAGGACCCGGTCTCGCACTCCGTCGACCCGCAGGCGGGCGCGGTGACCACGATGGACCACCACGTGCTGCACATCCACGCGGCCGACAAGATCTCGGCGGCCACCGAGATCGCGGCCCGCGACAACCGGGTGCTGATGTTCCTCGACACCAAGCACGGCGTCGACCAGTTCGTGAAGCACCTGCGCGCCATGGGCGTACGGGCCGAGGGGCTGCACAGCGGCAAGTCCCAGCCGCAGCGCACCCGGACCCTGGCGCAGTTCAAGACCGGGGCCGTCACCGTCCTGGTCGCGACCAACGTGGCGGCGCGCGGCATCCACATCGACGACCTCGACCTCGTGGTCAACGTCGACCCGCCCGCCGACCACAAGGACTACCTGCACCGCGGCGGCCGTACCGCCCGGGCCGGCGAGTCCGGACGGGTCGTCACCCTCGTCACCCCGAACCAGCGCCGGGACATGGTCCGGCTGCTGGCGGACGCACGGGTCCGGCCCACGATCACGCAGGTGCGCTCCGGTGAGGCGGCGCTGAGCCGGATCACCGGCGCGAAGGCCCCCTCCGGGGTCCCGCTGGCCGGCTCCGCGCCCACCGACGCCAAGGGCAAGCCCTCGGGGTCGGACCTCGGTTTCCGCGGCATGGGCACCCGCCCCGGCCGGGCCAAGGAGTCCCGCAAGACGCTGGAAGCCCGGCAGCAGGCCGAGGCCCGCCGCGCGGCCCGCGTCCGCCGCGGCGTCTGA